The Acidimicrobiales bacterium genome includes a region encoding these proteins:
- a CDS encoding CsbD family protein produces MTNFDDLKGRAKEAAGDLTDDEDLQREGKVDQATGTFKEKAGDAADKVRDVLNRD; encoded by the coding sequence ATGACGAACTTCGACGACCTCAAGGGACGGGCCAAGGAAGCGGCCGGCGACCTCACCGACGACGAGGACCTCCAGCGCGAGGGCAAGGTCGACCAGGCCACCGGCACCTTCAAGGAGAAGGCGGGCGACGCCGCCGACAAGGTGCGGGACGTGCTGAACCGCGACTGA
- a CDS encoding mechanosensitive ion channel family protein, with the protein MEEHGYVYDLLRELGVGDFGARTGEFLMRPLKVVLVVLVGMVVSRVAVRAVRRFIRTLHARAPVRSGSVRAEQRVSTLSDVLTSLVRAVIGILVVLVVLGEAGVDLAPLLAGAGIAGIAVGFGAQSLVKDFLSGFFILLEDQYGVGDVINLGDATGTVEDITLRVTRLRATDGTVWFVPNGEIKRVGNTSMEWSRALIDVLVAYDSDLPKVVAAIGDVAREFAASPDWEAAVLDPPEVWGVQAMSAEGLTIRLVVKTAPRQQYAVARELRGRITERLRRDGVKGPGQTVQTVLVTAGSLDSGTPPPPPPEADAAPGPPPG; encoded by the coding sequence GTGGAGGAGCACGGGTACGTCTACGACCTGCTGCGCGAGCTCGGGGTGGGTGACTTCGGCGCTCGCACCGGCGAGTTCCTGATGCGGCCGCTCAAGGTCGTCCTCGTGGTCCTCGTCGGCATGGTCGTCAGCCGGGTGGCCGTGCGGGCCGTCCGCCGCTTCATTCGCACGCTGCACGCCCGCGCCCCCGTGCGCAGCGGTTCGGTGCGGGCCGAGCAGCGCGTCTCCACCCTGAGCGACGTGCTCACCAGCCTCGTGCGCGCCGTGATCGGGATCCTCGTGGTGCTGGTGGTGCTGGGCGAGGCGGGCGTCGACCTCGCCCCGCTGCTGGCGGGCGCCGGCATCGCCGGGATCGCGGTCGGCTTCGGTGCCCAGAGCCTGGTCAAGGACTTCCTCTCCGGGTTCTTCATCCTCCTGGAGGACCAGTACGGCGTCGGCGACGTCATCAACCTCGGAGACGCCACCGGCACGGTGGAGGACATCACCCTCCGGGTCACCCGGCTGCGGGCGACCGACGGGACCGTGTGGTTCGTGCCCAACGGCGAGATCAAGCGGGTGGGCAACACGTCGATGGAGTGGTCACGGGCGCTGATCGACGTGCTCGTCGCCTACGACTCCGACCTCCCGAAGGTGGTCGCCGCCATCGGCGACGTGGCCCGGGAGTTCGCCGCCAGCCCGGACTGGGAAGCCGCCGTGCTCGACCCGCCCGAGGTCTGGGGCGTGCAGGCCATGTCGGCGGAAGGGCTCACCATCCGCCTGGTGGTGAAGACGGCCCCCCGTCAGCAGTACGCCGTGGCCCGGGAGCTGCGGGGCCGGATCACCGAGCGCCTGCGGCGCGACGGCGTGAAGGGGCCCGGCCAGACGGTGCAGACGGTCCTGGTCACGGCCGGGTCGCTCGACAGCGGCACCCCGCCCCCGCCCCCGCCCGAGGCCGACGCCGCGCCCGGTCCGCCGCCGGGCTGA
- a CDS encoding sigma-70 family RNA polymerase sigma factor: MTSFEDFHRSKAKHALHYARAILGSDSAEDVCQEAWFKAWRAWGSADPAKLDTWLLAIVRNCCFERLRNNRPSAVLTDDDVSPVPAPDEVVVAALEMAAAWVLLQRLSPPLREALWLREVMDLSYKEIAEVQGVPEGTVMSRLYAARRKASRLLASRRIR; the protein is encoded by the coding sequence ATGACCTCCTTCGAGGACTTTCACCGATCGAAGGCCAAGCATGCACTCCACTACGCGCGCGCGATCCTCGGCTCCGACTCTGCGGAGGACGTCTGCCAGGAGGCCTGGTTCAAGGCTTGGCGCGCCTGGGGCTCCGCCGACCCCGCCAAGCTCGACACCTGGCTCCTGGCCATCGTCCGCAACTGCTGCTTCGAGCGCCTCCGCAACAACCGGCCGTCGGCCGTCCTCACCGACGACGACGTCTCGCCCGTACCGGCGCCCGACGAGGTCGTGGTCGCCGCCCTGGAGATGGCTGCCGCGTGGGTCCTGCTCCAGCGCCTCTCCCCGCCCCTCCGCGAGGCCCTCTGGCTCCGCGAGGTCATGGACCTCTCCTACAAGGAGATCGCCGAGGTCCAGGGCGTTCCCGAGGGCACGGTGATGTCCCGCCTCTACGCCGCCCGTCGCAAGGCGAGCCGGCTCCTCGCCTCCAGGCGCATCCGCTGA
- a CDS encoding ABC transporter substrate-binding protein produces MGRHPRKIDLATWFDGEGSDRVGGHVLRCHRCQRHVDELARLRSWLRAQPFVAMRDPDDAPSPVPERRRARRPLVAAAALVATVMVVAESGDAPSGLDAASSGTTTTVAERTDRITVVDVPEDDVRPVVSDLATPESSAGSLAPPASPPNARPRQTTVANPLRLGLIVPTTGALAAEGAEVAAVVRQRVDAANAAGGVAGVPVELATAPAENPDAVAQLGGKVDALVGGFGAAAAPGGTPWLLPADPTMAGPNVVPAELTSRLAGSELAGVLRRQGLNGVVGVVVGPGPDSALAAGLASRTATTSVTAREGTSCVPEVIALRRTGAVALAVAGPPDLAARCMKAAFQVLWLPAFGTVLAPSAAYAGLHTMPEAIGARTVLGLPWPTADTPGAARFRSTTRSTSYRALVSYAATELAIEVARQKGGVSVRAVEQGTWRSDLFDMDGVDSRVNNLVAAFLGTWLSRLI; encoded by the coding sequence ATGGGCCGCCATCCTCGCAAGATCGATCTGGCCACCTGGTTCGACGGCGAGGGCAGCGACCGGGTCGGCGGCCACGTGCTGCGCTGCCATCGCTGCCAGCGCCACGTCGACGAGCTGGCGCGCCTGCGCTCGTGGCTGCGGGCCCAGCCCTTCGTCGCCATGCGGGACCCCGACGACGCGCCGTCGCCCGTCCCCGAGCGCAGGAGGGCCCGGCGCCCGCTCGTGGCGGCGGCCGCCCTGGTCGCCACGGTCATGGTCGTGGCCGAGAGCGGCGATGCCCCGTCCGGGCTGGACGCCGCCTCGTCGGGCACGACCACGACGGTGGCCGAGCGCACGGACCGCATCACCGTCGTCGACGTCCCGGAGGACGACGTCCGCCCCGTGGTCTCCGATCTCGCCACCCCGGAGAGCAGCGCCGGTTCGCTCGCCCCGCCGGCATCGCCGCCCAACGCCCGCCCGCGCCAGACCACGGTGGCGAACCCGCTGCGCCTGGGCCTGATCGTGCCCACCACGGGGGCGCTGGCCGCCGAGGGCGCCGAGGTGGCCGCCGTGGTGCGCCAGCGGGTGGACGCCGCCAACGCGGCGGGCGGCGTGGCCGGCGTGCCCGTCGAGCTGGCCACCGCGCCGGCCGAGAACCCCGACGCCGTCGCCCAGCTGGGCGGGAAGGTGGACGCGCTGGTGGGCGGCTTCGGCGCCGCGGCCGCGCCCGGGGGCACCCCCTGGCTGCTCCCGGCCGACCCCACGATGGCGGGCCCGAACGTGGTTCCCGCCGAGCTGACGTCCAGGCTGGCGGGGAGCGAGCTGGCCGGCGTCCTGCGCCGCCAGGGCCTCAACGGCGTCGTCGGCGTCGTGGTGGGGCCGGGCCCCGACTCGGCGCTGGCCGCCGGCCTGGCCAGCAGGACCGCCACCACCAGCGTGACGGCCAGGGAGGGCACCAGCTGCGTGCCCGAGGTCATCGCCCTGCGCAGGACGGGGGCGGTCGCCCTGGCCGTGGCGGGACCGCCCGACCTGGCCGCCAGGTGCATGAAGGCGGCGTTCCAGGTCCTGTGGTTGCCCGCCTTCGGCACCGTGCTCGCCCCGTCCGCCGCCTACGCCGGGCTGCACACCATGCCCGAGGCGATCGGCGCCCGCACCGTCCTGGGCCTGCCCTGGCCCACCGCCGACACCCCTGGTGCGGCCCGCTTCCGGTCCACCACCCGCTCCACGTCCTACCGGGCGCTGGTGTCGTACGCCGCCACCGAGCTGGCCATCGAGGTGGCCCGCCAGAAGGGCGGCGTCTCCGTCCGGGCGGTCGAGCAGGGCACCTGGCGCAGCGACCTGTTCGACATGGACGGCGTCGACAGCCGGGTGAACAACCTGGTGGCCGCCTTCCTCGGCACCTGGCTCAGCCGCCTCATCTGA
- a CDS encoding TetR/AcrR family transcriptional regulator — protein sequence MTSLTGERVLAAAVESFGTRGYEATSLDALAKTLGVRKQTILYWYPSKDALLEAVIDRTAVELAAVLERALSRAGGGWDRVERIVISVFRVSVRRPELLGVVREASRLGPPAATRLLAAVEPLMARATGFLADEMAAGRMRSQDPRMVLLAAYSAVLGMATEVEVLRALGFQPTARDLVRRRRQLLAFLRSALGVA from the coding sequence ATGACGTCTCTGACGGGGGAGCGGGTGCTCGCCGCCGCCGTGGAGTCGTTCGGTACGCGGGGCTACGAGGCCACCTCGCTGGACGCCCTGGCGAAGACGCTGGGCGTGCGCAAACAGACGATCCTCTACTGGTACCCGAGCAAGGACGCCCTGCTCGAGGCGGTCATCGACCGGACGGCGGTCGAGCTGGCCGCCGTGCTGGAGCGGGCCCTGTCCCGGGCGGGCGGCGGTTGGGACCGGGTGGAGCGGATCGTCATCTCGGTCTTCCGCGTGTCGGTCCGCCGCCCCGAGCTGCTGGGCGTGGTCCGGGAGGCGAGCCGCCTCGGGCCGCCGGCCGCGACCCGTCTGCTGGCCGCCGTGGAGCCCCTCATGGCCCGGGCCACCGGGTTCCTGGCCGACGAGATGGCGGCCGGCCGCATGCGGTCACAGGACCCCCGCATGGTGCTCCTCGCCGCGTACTCGGCGGTGTTGGGCATGGCGACGGAGGTGGAGGTGCTCCGGGCACTCGGCTTCCAGCCCACCGCCCGTGACCTCGTCCGCCGCCGCCGCCAGCTGCTCGCCTTCTTGAGGTCCGCCCTCGGCGTCGCTTAG
- a CDS encoding HAD-IB family phosphatase translates to MAAMIPEALAGKRIGVTGATGFLGTALVERLLRAVPGCEVVVVVRAGKRTSAAERVRREIVRNDCFDRLRGEWGDRFDAEVERRLTAVAGDVSVDGMGLSDDAAAALRSCDVVIHSAASVSFDSPLDAAVEVNLLGPSRVAQVLAAGDGPPAHLVAVSTAYVAGTRRGDSPEALLPDTPFAIDVDWRAEVDAARKARSDAESESRRPERLAGFAKKARSELGAAGGPLLADKLEKLRTEWVRDQMIEAGKSRAHSLGWPDAYAYTKALGERATLATRGDVPLTIVRPSIIESALAEPRPGWIRGFRMAEPVIISYGRGLLKEFPGIPEGVVDVIPVDFVVAAIIAVAARGPAPDGPDVIQVASGFRNPLRYRRLVRLVQTWFEEHPLYDTDGQPIVVPEWSFPGRGRVQRQLQRATKALTTAEKVVTTLPIRGKQAQLSGRLEDRRTQAERALGYVELYGAYAETEAVFRVDRLLALSESLPAEDKDAFSFDPIVIDWQHFVQEVHLPSIVAQARVRTTPGKRKSPSREDRGRKAVLSPQRHMAAFDLENTLIASNVVESYSWLATRHLPAGERARFVLRTLKEAPTLLALDRRDRGDFLRHFYRRYEGASERQVREDSWLMFSDLILEKAFPGGIRRVREHRALGHRTLLITGALDFVVEPLRPLFDDIVCAKLGTDAEGRLTGELLAGPPTGEARALVMRSYADAEGLELEESVVYADSASDLPMLEAVGHPVAVNPEAKLAAIARKRGWHVEQWSKSPGGPRPFLPIGPLLENRRARADRRPALARGDG, encoded by the coding sequence ATGGCCGCCATGATTCCCGAGGCCCTCGCGGGCAAGCGCATCGGCGTCACCGGCGCGACCGGGTTCCTGGGCACCGCCCTGGTCGAGCGCCTCCTGCGGGCCGTGCCCGGCTGCGAGGTCGTGGTCGTGGTCCGGGCCGGCAAGCGCACGTCGGCGGCCGAGCGGGTGCGGCGCGAGATCGTGCGCAACGACTGCTTCGACCGCCTGCGCGGGGAGTGGGGCGACCGCTTCGACGCCGAGGTGGAGCGGCGGTTGACGGCGGTGGCGGGCGACGTCTCCGTCGACGGGATGGGCCTGAGCGACGACGCCGCCGCCGCCCTGCGCTCGTGCGACGTGGTCATCCACTCGGCCGCCTCGGTGAGCTTCGACTCCCCCCTGGACGCAGCGGTGGAGGTCAACCTCCTGGGCCCGTCCCGGGTGGCGCAGGTCCTGGCCGCCGGCGACGGACCGCCCGCCCACCTTGTCGCCGTCTCCACCGCCTACGTGGCCGGGACCCGCCGCGGCGACTCCCCCGAGGCCCTCCTCCCCGACACCCCGTTCGCCATCGACGTGGACTGGCGGGCGGAGGTCGACGCGGCCCGCAAGGCCCGCTCCGACGCCGAGTCGGAGAGCCGGCGGCCCGAGCGCCTGGCCGGGTTCGCCAAGAAGGCCCGCAGCGAGCTGGGCGCCGCCGGCGGCCCGCTCCTGGCCGACAAGCTCGAGAAGCTGCGCACCGAGTGGGTCCGCGACCAGATGATCGAGGCCGGCAAGTCCCGGGCCCACTCCCTCGGCTGGCCCGACGCCTACGCCTACACCAAGGCCCTGGGCGAGCGAGCCACCCTCGCCACCCGGGGTGACGTGCCCCTCACCATCGTCCGGCCGTCGATCATCGAGTCGGCCCTGGCCGAGCCCCGTCCCGGCTGGATCCGCGGCTTCCGGATGGCGGAGCCGGTGATCATCTCCTACGGGCGGGGGCTGCTGAAGGAGTTCCCCGGGATCCCCGAGGGCGTGGTGGACGTCATCCCCGTGGACTTCGTGGTCGCCGCCATCATCGCGGTGGCCGCCCGGGGCCCGGCGCCCGACGGGCCCGACGTGATCCAGGTCGCGTCCGGCTTCCGCAACCCCCTGCGCTACCGCCGCCTGGTCCGCCTGGTGCAGACGTGGTTCGAGGAGCACCCGCTGTACGACACCGACGGCCAGCCCATCGTGGTGCCCGAGTGGTCGTTCCCCGGTCGCGGCCGGGTGCAGCGCCAGCTCCAGCGCGCCACCAAGGCGCTCACGACGGCCGAGAAGGTGGTCACCACGCTGCCCATCCGGGGCAAGCAGGCCCAGCTCTCCGGCCGCCTGGAGGACAGGCGCACGCAGGCCGAGCGGGCCCTCGGCTACGTCGAGCTGTACGGCGCCTACGCCGAGACGGAGGCCGTGTTCCGGGTCGACCGCCTGCTGGCCCTGTCGGAGTCCCTGCCCGCCGAGGACAAGGACGCGTTCTCCTTCGACCCGATCGTCATCGACTGGCAGCACTTCGTGCAGGAGGTGCACCTCCCGTCGATCGTGGCCCAGGCCCGGGTGCGCACCACGCCGGGCAAGCGCAAGAGCCCGTCGCGGGAGGACCGGGGCCGCAAGGCGGTGCTGTCGCCGCAGCGCCACATGGCGGCGTTCGACCTGGAGAACACGCTCATCGCCTCCAACGTGGTGGAGTCCTACTCGTGGCTGGCCACCCGGCACCTGCCCGCCGGCGAGCGGGCCCGGTTCGTCCTGCGAACCCTGAAGGAGGCGCCCACCCTGCTGGCCCTCGACCGGCGGGACCGGGGCGACTTCCTCCGCCACTTCTACCGCCGCTACGAGGGGGCGTCGGAGCGCCAGGTGCGGGAGGACTCGTGGCTGATGTTCTCCGACCTGATCCTGGAGAAGGCCTTCCCCGGCGGCATCCGCCGGGTGCGCGAGCACCGGGCGCTCGGCCACCGCACCCTGCTCATCACCGGGGCCCTCGACTTCGTCGTCGAGCCGCTGCGGCCGCTGTTCGACGACATCGTGTGCGCCAAGCTGGGCACCGACGCCGAGGGCCGCCTCACCGGCGAGCTGCTGGCCGGCCCGCCCACCGGCGAGGCCCGGGCCCTGGTGATGAGGTCGTACGCCGACGCCGAGGGGCTCGAGCTGGAGGAGTCGGTGGTCTACGCCGACTCGGCGTCGGACCTGCCCATGCTGGAGGCCGTCGGCCACCCCGTCGCCGTCAACCCCGAGGCCAAGCTGGCCGCCATCGCCCGCAAGCGGGGCTGGCACGTCGAGCAGTGGTCGAAGTCGCCGGGCGGCCCCCGGCCCTTCCTCCCCATCGGGCCACTCCTCGAGAACCGCCGGGCCCGGGCCGACCGCCGGCCCGCCCTGGCCAGGGGCGACGGGTGA
- a CDS encoding zinc-binding dehydrogenase codes for MKALVYERSLPRFAAARVASALAPGRGAKVGPLHFTDVEEPALPGPAWHRVRPRLAGICGSDLATVDARSSRWFEPVVSFPFVPGHEVVGDLDDGRRVVLEPVLACAARAVDPPCPACARGDNGNCERVAFGCLEPGIQTGYCADTGGGWSAALVAHESQLHPVPDGMADEAAVMVEPTACAVHGVVSTAVPEGAVVAVLGAGTLGLCTVAALRRLALPGAVIASAKHDVQRRLARDLGADEVVEPDGVARAVRRETRSLAVDGRLTGGADVVFDCVGNEGSLAQALAVVRPRGTIVLVGMPGPVKVDLTPLWQREVRLVGSYAYRHDTFATAFELVADAGLQRLVSALYPLEHWREALDHAGAAGRRGAVKIAFDLRSAKRPGRNR; via the coding sequence GTGAAGGCCCTCGTGTACGAGCGGTCGCTGCCCCGGTTCGCGGCCGCCCGGGTGGCGTCCGCCCTCGCCCCGGGCCGGGGCGCCAAGGTCGGCCCCCTCCACTTCACCGACGTGGAGGAGCCCGCCCTGCCCGGCCCCGCGTGGCACCGGGTCCGCCCCCGCCTGGCCGGCATCTGCGGGTCCGACCTGGCCACGGTGGACGCCAGGAGCAGCCGCTGGTTCGAGCCGGTGGTGAGCTTCCCGTTCGTCCCCGGCCACGAGGTGGTGGGCGACCTCGACGACGGGCGCCGGGTGGTGCTCGAGCCGGTCCTGGCCTGCGCCGCCCGGGCCGTGGACCCGCCGTGCCCGGCCTGCGCCCGGGGCGACAACGGCAACTGCGAGCGGGTCGCCTTCGGGTGCCTGGAGCCGGGCATCCAGACGGGGTACTGCGCCGACACCGGCGGCGGGTGGTCGGCCGCCCTCGTCGCCCACGAGAGCCAGCTCCACCCCGTGCCCGACGGGATGGCCGACGAGGCGGCGGTGATGGTCGAGCCCACGGCCTGTGCGGTGCACGGGGTCGTGTCGACGGCTGTGCCCGAGGGCGCCGTGGTGGCGGTGCTCGGCGCAGGGACGCTCGGGCTGTGCACGGTCGCCGCCCTGCGCCGGCTGGCCCTGCCGGGGGCGGTGATCGCGTCGGCCAAGCACGACGTCCAGCGCCGGCTGGCCCGCGACCTGGGTGCCGACGAGGTCGTCGAGCCGGACGGCGTCGCCCGGGCCGTCCGCCGCGAGACCCGGTCGCTGGCCGTCGACGGCCGGCTCACGGGCGGCGCCGACGTGGTGTTCGACTGCGTGGGCAACGAGGGGTCGCTGGCCCAGGCACTGGCCGTCGTCCGCCCCCGGGGCACCATCGTCCTGGTCGGCATGCCCGGCCCCGTGAAGGTCGACCTCACCCCGCTGTGGCAGCGCGAGGTCCGCCTGGTCGGCTCCTACGCCTACCGCCACGACACCTTCGCCACCGCCTTCGAGCTGGTGGCCGACGCCGGCCTCCAGCGCCTCGTGTCCGCCCTCTACCCGCTGGAGCACTGGCGCGAGGCGCTGGACCACGCCGGGGCGGCGGGCCGGCGGGGTGCCGTCAAGATCGCCTTCGACCTCCGCTCCGCCAAACGTCCTGGAAGGAACCGCTAG
- a CDS encoding lactate racemase domain-containing protein — translation MPRPGFVLDVDRSTPPTFFWHGEQFRLERLPAGSRIVYPPEPLAPLDDPDAAVRHALLNPVGDSQPLPSLLRPGMRLTIVFDDLSIPLPPMRRPDNRQRVIEAVLDLAAEAGVDDVELIAALGLHRRMTEPELRHALGDRIHDSFSSIGRLRQFDAEDRAKLTHLGTTDEGEDVELDSRVANSDLVVYVNINLVAMDGGHKSLATGVSSYRSLKHHHNARTLQHTRSLMDRHRSALHSSAWRIGRHIAASGVKVFQVETTLNTDTFPEQMAFLYKREWEWTARDRATYLAVSKGLDRMPARARNAVFMGIKAPHRMTSVQAGEVEAVHEITTANVHAQQMVEVSGQTDILTMGLPYIGPYNVNSIMNPLLVACQGLGYFFNLYRGRPLVRQGGVLIMHHPTPFSFHPVHHPSYLDFFDQVLPETLDPVEIEAKYEEAFATDPWYIHLYRTSHAYHGVHALYMWYWCAHALQHLGGVIVVGGDPKAVRRMGFKPASTLRDALEMAEDVVGPRPSITHLHAPPLLIADVT, via the coding sequence GTGCCCCGTCCCGGCTTCGTCCTCGACGTCGACCGCTCCACGCCCCCCACGTTCTTCTGGCACGGAGAGCAGTTCCGCCTCGAGCGCCTCCCGGCGGGGAGCCGCATCGTCTACCCGCCCGAGCCCCTCGCACCCCTGGACGACCCCGACGCCGCCGTCCGTCACGCCCTCCTCAACCCGGTGGGCGACAGCCAGCCCCTGCCGTCGCTGCTGCGGCCGGGCATGCGGCTCACCATCGTGTTCGACGACCTGTCGATCCCCCTCCCGCCCATGCGCCGGCCCGACAACCGCCAGCGAGTCATCGAGGCCGTCCTCGACCTGGCCGCCGAGGCGGGTGTGGACGACGTGGAGCTGATCGCCGCGCTGGGCCTGCACCGGCGCATGACCGAGCCCGAGCTGCGCCACGCCCTGGGCGACCGCATCCACGACTCCTTCTCCTCCATCGGGCGGCTGCGCCAGTTCGACGCCGAGGACCGGGCGAAGCTCACCCACCTCGGCACCACCGACGAGGGCGAGGACGTCGAGCTCGACTCACGGGTGGCGAACAGCGACCTGGTCGTCTACGTCAACATCAACCTGGTGGCCATGGACGGTGGCCACAAGAGCCTGGCCACCGGCGTGTCGTCGTACCGCTCGCTCAAGCACCACCACAACGCCCGCACGCTCCAGCACACCCGCTCGTTGATGGACCGCCACCGCTCGGCCCTGCACTCCAGCGCCTGGCGCATCGGCCGCCACATCGCGGCCAGCGGGGTCAAGGTCTTCCAGGTCGAGACGACGCTGAACACCGACACCTTCCCCGAGCAGATGGCCTTCTTGTACAAGCGGGAGTGGGAGTGGACGGCCAGGGACCGGGCTACGTACCTGGCCGTCAGCAAGGGCCTCGACCGCATGCCCGCCCGGGCCCGCAACGCCGTGTTCATGGGGATCAAGGCGCCCCACCGGATGACCAGCGTCCAGGCCGGCGAGGTGGAGGCGGTCCACGAGATCACCACCGCCAACGTCCACGCCCAGCAGATGGTGGAGGTGTCGGGGCAGACCGACATCCTCACCATGGGGCTGCCGTACATAGGGCCCTACAACGTCAACTCGATCATGAACCCGCTGCTGGTGGCGTGCCAGGGCCTCGGGTACTTCTTCAACCTGTACCGGGGCAGGCCGCTGGTCCGCCAGGGCGGCGTGCTGATCATGCACCACCCCACCCCCTTCTCCTTCCACCCGGTCCACCACCCGAGCTACCTCGACTTCTTCGACCAGGTGCTCCCCGAGACGCTCGACCCGGTGGAGATCGAAGCCAAGTACGAGGAGGCGTTCGCCACCGACCCGTGGTACATCCACCTGTACCGGACCAGCCACGCATACCACGGCGTCCACGCCCTCTACATGTGGTACTGGTGCGCCCACGCCCTCCAGCACCTGGGCGGCGTCATCGTGGTGGGCGGCGACCCCAAGGCGGTGCGGCGCATGGGCTTCAAGCCGGCGTCCACCCTGCGCGACGCCCTGGAGATGGCGGAGGACGTGGTCGGCCCCCGGCCGTCCATCACCCACCTCCACGCCCCGCCGCTGCTGATCGCGGACGTGACCTGA
- a CDS encoding lysophospholipid acyltransferase family protein, whose amino-acid sequence MGALKLLRPRGRFPLAAPSWPGGVPRPPVERRTGVHYDTSWARRYPARLARALILDGVTRPMIRGLASPFVDGLDRIESLEAPAIFAANHNSHVDTPLVLTSLPDRFRHRTAVAAGADYFFDKRWKGAVWALTINAVPVERTRVSPQSTKLAVSLLERGWSLVIFPEGGRSPDGWGQSHRAGAAYLAVRTGRAVVPVHLAGTRRILKKGAKGVRPSTTEVTFGHPLHVREGESAHDFAGRIERQIAVLADERASGLWASRRRAAAGTTPALTGPAVTGWRRAWALEENRRRSGDAEPWPPRSSTPRH is encoded by the coding sequence GTGGGCGCGCTGAAGCTGCTCCGCCCCCGGGGCCGGTTCCCGCTGGCCGCGCCGTCGTGGCCGGGAGGCGTGCCGCGGCCGCCGGTCGAGAGGAGGACGGGAGTCCACTACGACACGTCGTGGGCCCGCCGCTACCCGGCCCGCCTGGCCCGGGCCCTCATCCTCGACGGGGTCACCCGGCCGATGATCCGGGGCCTGGCGTCGCCGTTCGTGGACGGGCTGGACCGCATCGAGTCGCTGGAGGCGCCCGCCATCTTCGCCGCCAACCACAACAGCCACGTCGACACCCCCCTGGTCCTCACGTCGCTGCCCGACCGGTTCCGCCACCGCACCGCCGTGGCCGCCGGCGCCGACTACTTCTTCGACAAGCGGTGGAAGGGCGCCGTGTGGGCGCTCACGATCAACGCCGTCCCCGTCGAGCGCACCCGGGTCAGCCCGCAGTCCACCAAGCTGGCCGTCTCCCTGCTCGAACGGGGCTGGAGCCTGGTCATCTTCCCCGAGGGCGGGCGCAGCCCCGACGGCTGGGGCCAGAGCCACCGCGCCGGCGCCGCCTACCTCGCCGTCCGCACGGGCCGGGCGGTGGTCCCCGTCCACCTGGCCGGCACCCGGCGCATCCTCAAGAAGGGCGCCAAGGGGGTCCGCCCGTCGACCACCGAGGTGACGTTCGGCCACCCGTTGCACGTCCGCGAGGGCGAGAGCGCCCACGACTTCGCCGGCCGCATCGAGCGCCAGATCGCCGTGCTGGCCGACGAGCGGGCCTCCGGCCTGTGGGCGTCCCGACGACGGGCGGCGGCGGGCACCACGCCGGCGCTCACGGGTCCCGCCGTCACCGGCTGGCGCCGGGCCTGGGCGCTGGAGGAGAACCGGCGCCGCAGCGGCGACGCCGAGCCCTGGCCCCCGCGGAGCTCCACGCCGCGCCACTGA